A region of Sugiyamaella lignohabitans strain CBS 10342 chromosome A, complete sequence DNA encodes the following proteins:
- the VPS33 gene encoding tethering complex ATP-binding subunit VPS33, with the protein MLLYSTVLPVLNWRQSALDYSEIGKRMDISSLKQEALEALFTILDSIRPSSKILILDRSLTTIVNVVLPNSSSLKDHGVERIYWLQGGENKIDPADRRRKSVVYLTSTAIEQSFLVAQHVESILGTAVSAEDGQLVEGSGPAASATLSPSREAKGVHKPSTTSLHIICVPDKTLAFSLVLEEARVLGDVNIHSWPVHFLPIDEDILSLNLQSAGFEETYLDGIPSAIHRSAQAIQSLQERYGLIGRITGKGDAARILADILLDKRLDKRTELAQDAATINRNNGTSGNFLGSIKVGSGTVGSGNSNGHNGNGTNGTDFSNSQFTADGIAGTVFSHKFSNIFVGTHIDHLVIIDRKTDLVTPLLTQLTYHGLVDEFYKLSETGQVDLPTNIVQGPSQKQDQHSQDEGSNQASSSLPAAHLSATGTKRASLYSEHDTLFNTIKDINFALVGNSLNKVARQLQADYETRHDANTVSEIKQFVSKVGGLQHLHQSLRFHTALAENLMSKVQDEEFNKWLEVQQNIVAESLDTNTLLLMIEDLINRSSSLSMVLRLLSLECLCKGGIKEKQLIALKHQIVQTYGYKHILTLSKLEKLGLVFARSPSIPNNFPTLRKSLNLIVDQVDDSPNDVSTAYSGYAPLSVRLVQCVIDKRAVIKPRRLLPNVTTATNYANAYASTLSTGWKGAEDIISHVPGNLVEDVQRSESQLREAKVRKILTRNTPGHDKPTTLVFYLGGITYGEIADLRLVAAKDTVNTNIIIATTGIISGSKIIDVAQF; encoded by the coding sequence atgctgctataCAGTACAGTATTACCTGTATTAAATTGGAGACAGTCTGCACTTGATTATAGCGAAATAGGCAAGAGAATGGATATCTCGTCTCTCAAGCAAGAGGCATTGGAGGCCCTTTTTACAATCCTAGACTCGATTCGACCGAGTAGTAAGATCCTTATTCTGGATAGGAGCCTGACGACAATAGTGAATGTGGTGCTGCCGAATTCAAGCTCGCTTAAGGATCACGGCGTGGAGAGGATATATTGGCTTCAAGGGGGTGAGAACAAGATTGACCCTGCCGACAGACGAAGGAAGAGTGTTGTTTATTTGACAAGCACAGCAATTGAGCAATCTTTTCTTGTGGCTCAGCATGTAGAGTCAATTCTCGGCACAGCTGTCAGTGCCGAAGATGGTCAACTTGTAGAGGGATCAGGGCCTGCTGCTTCAGCAACATTGAGCCCAAGTAGAGAAGCAAAGGGTGTTCATAAACCGAGTACGACATCTCTTCATATTATATGCGTGCCAGATAAAACCCTAGCTTTTTCACTTGTCCTTGAAGAGGCTAGAGTGCTAGGTGATGTTAACATCCACAGCTGGCCCGTGCATTTTCTGCCAATAGATGAGGATATTTTGTCATTAAACCTACAAAGTGCTGGGTTTGAAGAAACCTATCTTGATGGAATCCCATCAGCTATCCACCGGTCAGCTCAGGCCATTCAAAGTCTACAAGAACGGTATGGACTTATTGGCAGAATAACTGGCAAAGGCGATGCAGCCAGGATTCTCGCTGATATTCTGCTTGACAAGCGACTGGACAAAAGAACAGAGCTAGCTCaagatgctgctactatCAATCGAAATAATGGCACCAGTGGTAATTTTTTGGGTAGCATAAAGGTTGGCAGCGGTACAGTTGGCTCGGGCAACAGTAATGGCCATAATGGCAATGGGACTAATGGTACAGATTTCTCCAATTCACAATTTACTGCAGACGGTATAGCAGGTACTGTTTTCTCTCATAAATTCTCCAACATTTTTGTTGGTACGCATATAGACCATCTAGTCATCATTGATCGTAAGACTGATTTGGTGACACCTCTTCTAACCCAGCTGACATACCATGGATTAGTGGATGAGTTTTACAAGCTATCCGAGACGGGCCAAGTAGATTTACCCACAAATATTGTCCAGGGCCCCTCTCAAAAGCAAGATCAGCACAGCCAAGATGAAGGCAGCAACCAGGCATCCTCTTCATTGCCCGCTGCCCATCTAAGTGCGACTGGGACCAAACGAGCATCACTATATTCGGAGCATGATACATTATTCAATACAATTAAAGACATCAATTTTGCATTAGTAGGCAATTCCCTTAATAAGGTAGCCCGCCAACTCCAGGCTGATTATGAGACTCGACATGATGCAAATACTGTATCTGAAATCAAACAGTTTGTTTCTAAAGTAGGAGGCCTACAACATCTTCACCAGTCTCTTCGCTTTCACACGGCACTGGCCGAGAACTTGATGAGTAAAGTTCAAGATGAAGAGTTTAATAAGTGGCTTGAAGTACAACAGAATATTGTAGCGGAGTCGCTGGACACTAACACACTTCTTCTAATGATTGAAGATTTGATCAATCGCAGTTCATCATTGTCAATGGTGCTGCgattattatcattagaGTGCCTTTGCAAAGGTGGAATTAAAGAAAAGCAGCTGATAGCCCTTAAGCACCAGATAGTGCAGACTTATGGCTACAAACATATTTTAACATTGTCCAAACTTGAAAAGCTAGGCCTGGTATTTGCACGCTCTCCCTCAATACCAAACAACTTTCCGACCCTTCGCAAATCTCTTAACCTCATAGTAGACCAAGTCGATGACAGTCCAAATGATGTTTCAACAGCATATTCCGGCTATGCTCCACTAAGTGTACGACTAGTGCAATGCGTCATTGACAAACGGGCCGTTATTAAACCACGGCGTCTGCTTCCAAACGTCACCACCGCAACTAATTATGCTAATGCCTATGCCTCGACTCTGTCTACAGGATGGAAGGGAGCTGAAGACATTATCAGCCACGTTCCAGGAAACCTAGTCGAAGATGTTCAACGTAGTGAATCGCAACTCCGGGAGGCGAAAGTTCGCAAGATCTTGACTCGAAATACTCCTGGTCATGACAAACCCACTACACTTGTGTTTTATCTTGGAGGTATCACATATGGCGAAATAGCCGACCTTCGGCTCGTCGCTGCTAAAGACACTGTTAATACCAACATTATCATAGCCACTACAGGAATAATCTCGGGCTCTAAAATTATAGATGTAGCTCAATTCTAA
- the GCN5 gene encoding histone acetyltransferase GCN5 (Catalytic subunit of ADA and SAGA histone acetyltransferase complexes; modifies N-terminal lysines on histones H2B and H3; acetylates Rsc4p, a subunit of the RSC chromatin-remodeling complex, altering replication stress tolerance; relocalizes to the cytosol in response to hypoxia; mutant displays reduced transcription elongation in the G-less-based run-on (GLRO) assay; greater involvement in repression of RNAPII-dependent transcription than in activation; GO_component: GO:0005671 - Ada2/Gcn5/Ada3 transcription activator complex [Evidence IPI] [PMID 10490601]; GO_component: GO:0005671 - Ada2/Gcn5/Ada3 transcription activator complex [Evidence IDA] [PMID 7862114]; GO_component: GO:0000124 - SAGA complex [Evidence IDA] [PMID 9224714]; GO_component: GO:0000124 - SAGA complex [Evidence IDA] [PMID 9674426]; GO_component: GO:0046695 - SLIK (SAGA-like) complex [Evidence IDA] [PMID 12446794]; GO_component: GO:0000775 - chromosome, centromeric region [Evidence IDA] [PMID 18039853]; GO_component: GO:0005829 - cytosol [Evidence IDA] [PMID 22932476]; GO_component: GO:0005634 - nucleus [Evidence IEA,IEA]; GO_component: GO:0005634 - nucleus [Evidence IDA] [PMID 22932476]; GO_function: GO:0010484 - H3 histone acetyltransferase activity [Evidence IDA,IGI,IMP] [PMID 18458063]; GO_function: GO:0008080 - N-acetyltransferase activity [Evidence IEA]; GO_function: GO:0004402 - histone acetyltransferase activity [Evidence IEA]; GO_function: GO:0004402 - histone acetyltransferase activity [Evidence IDA] [PMID 8601308]; GO_function: GO:0070577 - lysine-acetylated histone binding [Evidence IDA] [PMID 20126658]; GO_function: GO:0003713 - transcription coactivator activity [Evidence TAS] [PMID 15075257]; GO_function: GO:0016740 - transferase activity [Evidence IEA]; GO_function: GO:0016746 - transferase activity, transferring acyl groups [Evidence IEA]; GO_process: GO:0016568 - chromatin modification [Evidence IEA]; GO_process: GO:0016568 - chromatin modification [Evidence IDA] [PMID 9674426]; GO_process: GO:0016573 - histone acetylation [Evidence IGI,IMP] [PMID 18458063]; GO_process: GO:0016573 - histone acetylation [Evidence IMP] [PMID 9042963]; GO_process: GO:0016573 - histone acetylation [Evidence IDA] [PMID 9674426]; GO_process: GO:0032968 - positive regulation of transcription elongation from RNA polymerase II promoter [Evidence IGI,IMP] [PMID 19822662]; GO_process: GO:0034401 - regulation of transcription by chromatin organization [Evidence IMP] [PMID 11867538]; GO_process: GO:0006355 - regulation of transcription, DNA-templated [Evidence IEA]; GO_process: GO:0006351 - transcription, DNA-templated [Evidence IEA]) — MVESENKRKASAEADDQYLSKRMKADMDEEDEGDEQEEEDEEEEEEEEDGAEGEDEEGEEEEDDEEEEDEEGNEDDEEGEDEEEDGEEEEEDEEDAERVPGEVEDEGADDDDDEEDDEDDQADVDDGENNEEGEDEEDDQEAEDVEAEDEAENADEDDPKEEDEDEDEEDPPRRTVTKKYVSKNMRKNSKHNTASSKENGQDDDEDEDEEEEEEDDDEDNDNDNDNDDNEKSKIKDKKIKKEEGSKYNMHQDKANKIKNENGSAVKAEEDEEDDDQDQKDDEDESKSEAADQAAGENGESGENEDTANVTTFVFDDVEYKYKERAAVIEEREGKIEFRVVNNDNKPESMMILTGLKNIFQKQLPKMPREYIARLVYDRSHVSIAVIRRPHLQVVGGITYRPFESRKFAEIVFCAISSTEQVRGYGAHLMNHLKDYVKGTTPIMYFLTYADNYAIGYFKKQGFTKDITLDKSIWMGYIKDYEGGTIMQCSMLPRIRYLDAGKILLLQKAAVMAKIREISKSHIVRPGIQEFRQGVTKIDPMTIPGLKEAGWTPEMDELARRPKRGPHFAVMQHLLSEMENHPSAWPFAQPVNRDEVADYYEVIKEPMDLSTMESRLEADSYASMEDFLYDARLIFNNCRSYNNETTTYYKNATKLEKFLYAKIREIPEYSHLVE, encoded by the coding sequence ATGGTCGAGTCGGAGAACAAGAGAAAGGCTTCTGCCGAGGCCGATGACCAATACTTGTCAAAGCGAATGAAGGCTGACATggatgaggaagacgaGGGTGACGAgcaggaagaggaagacgaggaagaagaggaagaggaagaagatggcGCGGAAGgggaagatgaagaaggagaagaggaagaagacgatgaggaagaggaagacgaagaaggCAATgaggacgatgaagaaggagaagacgaagaagaagatggagaggaagaggaggaggacgaagaagatgctgagAGAGTGCCAGGCGAAGTCGAAGACGAAGGagctgacgacgacgacgacgaagaagatgatgaggatgatcAAGCTGATGTAGATGATGGTGAGAACaatgaagaaggagaagatgaagaagatgatcaagaagctgaagatgttgaAGCCGAAGATGAGGCCGAAAATGCAGACGAGGATGatccaaaagaagaagatgaagatgaagacgaggaagatCCACCAAGACGAACAGTCACTAAGAAATACGTTAGCAAGAATATGAGAAAGAATAGCAAACATAACACCGCCTCCTCGAAAGAGAATGGACaagacgatgatgaagacgaggacgaagaggaagaggaagaggatgacgacgaagacaaTGATAATGACAATGACAACGACGATAATGAAAAGAGTAAAATTAAAGACAAAAAGAttaagaaagaagaaggaagCAAATACAATATGCACCAGGATAAagccaacaaaatcaaaaatgaAAACGGCTCTGCTGTCAAGgccgaagaagacgaggaagacgaTGACCAGGATCAGAaggacgatgaagatgagtcCAAAtcagaagctgctgatCAAGCAGCTGGTGAAAATGGCGAATCCGGTGAGAATGAAGATACTGCAAATGTAACGacatttgtttttgacgaTGTCGAATACAAATATAAAGAGCGGGCTGCCGTGATTGAGGAACGCGAAGGAAAAATCGAATTTCGCGTTGTTAATAACGATAATAAGCCTGAATCTATGATGATCTTAACTGGGTTAAAGAACATTTTCCAAAAGCAATTACCAAAAATGCCTCGAGAGTACATTGCTCGTCTTGTCTATGATAGGAGTCACGTCTCCATAGCTGTGATTCGGAGACCTCATCTCCAAGTTGTTGGAGGAATCACCTATCGGCCGTTTGAATCGCGTAAATTTGCAGAAATCGTCTTCTGTGCAATTTCGTCCACTGAACAGGTCCGTGGTTACGGAGCACATCTCATGAACCATCTAAAAGACTATGTCAAGGGTACAACGCCAATCATGTACTTTCTAACCTATGCCGATAATTATGCAATTGGATATTTCAAAAAACAAGGATTCACAAAAGACATCACTCTTGATAAAAGTATATGGATGGGATATATCAAGGATTACGAGGGAGGTACAATTATGCAGTGCTCAATGCTTCCCAGAATCCGCTATCTTGATGCAGGCAAAATCTTACTTCTTCAGAAGGCCGCTGTAATGGCTAAAATTAGAGAGATTTCTAAATCGCATATAGTAAGGCCAGGTATTCAAGAGTTCCGTCAGGGTGTCACTAAAATCGATCCTATGACCATTCCTGGATTAAAAGAAGCAGGATGGACGCCTGAAATGGACGAGTTGGCTCGACGACCCAAACGAGGTCCTCATTTCGCAGTCATGCAACATCTTCTGAGTGAGATGGAGAACCACCCTTCTGCTTGGCCGTTTGCCCAGCCTGTTAACCGTGATGAAGTAGCTGATTACTATGAGGTTATCAAGGAACCCATGGATCTTTCTACCATGGAATCTCGTTTAGAAGCTGATTCATACGCGTCAATGGAAGACTTTCTATATGATGCTCGActcattttcaacaactGTCGTTCTTATAATAATGAAACGACGACTTATTATAAGAATGCCACGAAACTTGAGAAATTCCTGTACGCCAAAATTCGTGAAATCCCCGAATACTCTCATCTTGTAGAATAG
- the PUP2 gene encoding proteasome core particle subunit alpha 5 (Alpha 5 subunit of the 20S proteasome; involved in ubiquitin-dependent catabolism; human homolog is subunit zeta; GO_component: GO:0005737 - cytoplasm [Evidence IEA,IEA]; GO_component: GO:0005737 - cytoplasm [Evidence IC] [PMID 9087403]; GO_component: GO:0042175 - nuclear outer membrane-endoplasmic reticulum membrane network [Evidence IC] [PMID 9087403]; GO_component: GO:0005634 - nucleus [Evidence IEA,IEA]; GO_component: GO:0005634 - nucleus [Evidence IC] [PMID 9087403]; GO_component: GO:0000502 - proteasome complex [Evidence IEA]; GO_component: GO:0005839 - proteasome core complex [Evidence IEA]; GO_component: GO:0019773 - proteasome core complex, alpha-subunit complex [Evidence IEA]; GO_component: GO:0019773 - proteasome core complex, alpha-subunit complex [Evidence IDA] [PMID 9087403]; GO_component: GO:0034515 - proteasome storage granule [Evidence IDA] [PMID 18504300]; GO_function: GO:0004175 - endopeptidase activity [Evidence IEA]; GO_function: GO:0016787 - hydrolase activity [Evidence IEA]; GO_function: GO:0003674 - molecular_function [Evidence ND]; GO_function: GO:0008233 - peptidase activity [Evidence IEA]; GO_function: GO:0004298 - threonine-type endopeptidase activity [Evidence IEA,IEA]; GO_process: GO:0010499 - proteasomal ubiquitin-independent protein catabolic process [Evidence IDA] [PMID 19162040]; GO_process: GO:0043161 - proteasome-mediated ubiquitin-dependent protein catabolic process [Evidence IDA] [PMID 11545745]; GO_process: GO:0043161 - proteasome-mediated ubiquitin-dependent protein catabolic process [Evidence IDA] [PMID 19029916]; GO_process: GO:0006508 - proteolysis [Evidence IEA]; GO_process: GO:0051603 - proteolysis involved in cellular protein catabolic process [Evidence IEA]; GO_process: GO:0006511 - ubiquitin-dependent protein catabolic process [Evidence IEA]) has protein sequence MEEAELLVLKVLKQVMEEKLDSKNAQLSSVTKEHGFKIYNDQEMAAVVEKLEAQAGPDETATATATDPLE, from the coding sequence ATGGAAGAGGCTGAACTGCTTGTACTCAAAGTGCTCAAGCAGGTCATGGAGGAGAAACTTGATTCCAAGAATGCACAATTGTCAAGCGTGACTAAAGAGCATGGATTCAAGATCTACAATGATCAGGAAATGGCCGCTGTTGTCGAAAAACTAGAAGCACAGGCTGGTCCAGATGAGACTGcaactgccactgccactgaTCCCTTAGAGTAA
- the SPC97 gene encoding Spc97p (Component of the microtubule-nucleating Tub4p (gamma-tubulin) complex; interacts with Spc110p at the spindle pole body (SPB) inner plaque and with Spc72p at the SPB outer plaque; GO_component: GO:0005737 - cytoplasm [Evidence IEA]; GO_component: GO:0005856 - cytoskeleton [Evidence IEA]; GO_component: GO:0000928 - gamma-tubulin small complex, spindle pole body [Evidence IPI] [PMID 9384578]; GO_component: GO:0005822 - inner plaque of spindle pole body [Evidence IDA] [PMID 9215630]; GO_component: GO:0005874 - microtubule [Evidence IEA]; GO_component: GO:0005815 - microtubule organizing center [Evidence IEA]; GO_component: GO:0005634 - nucleus [Evidence IEA,IEA]; GO_component: GO:0005824 - outer plaque of spindle pole body [Evidence IDA] [PMID 9215630]; GO_component: GO:0000922 - spindle pole [Evidence IEA]; GO_component: GO:0005816 - spindle pole body [Evidence IEA]; GO_component: GO:0005816 - spindle pole body [Evidence IDA] [PMID 22842922]; GO_function: GO:0005200 - structural constituent of cytoskeleton [Evidence IPI] [PMID 9215630]; GO_process: GO:0000226 - microtubule cytoskeleton organization [Evidence IEA]; GO_process: GO:0007020 - microtubule nucleation [Evidence TAS] [PMID 9153752]) gives MMEDLLYVLMGCEGNYIRFSELYDPSSEVDRLRGPDFRIAKFFDPSVKDLAMSIAEIASWYMAVRAFCEYQSGDIFGRVNQALCAGLRKITKGYLANLAELEYLVLNSQQFSLHQMSVELTHTGSLLKHAYSVCQAILEDNVRKSEATSRGGNDIEDIIEKIRGTATSEHVDYGNIPLREEGRGDTVCKGGSVLKLLAKRLEIWSGDPLASGVVRMLLQEASRPYLDMFHRWIHHGIIDDPYQEFMIREAHNSFTADQLHQDYADKYWERRYIIRTEDLPLQLSNPEVYEKVLLAGKYLNVIRECGGNDALNYGGNETEIADKNRSSEANQGENNYTSIEDTKIIIDLNAAYQNANQALLTLLIQTQGLQNRLRSLKHYFFLDRADFFINFMDIAHSELSKSSREASITKLQYLLDMALRQPGSISSEDPFKDEVIVTMSHKSLTEYLLQITNIIGIDAEQIRNNSANSSEYVRNMVLAAKHTSGVTSADSEKRSKSFTAIMGLQLDFKMPFPLSLALSRNSIMRYQFLFRHLVELKNIERSLNLSWVEQMKLPPWRNSPSQDTPARLTEWKRAAIKLRSRMLIFIQQLLYFCTVDVIEPNWSKLERELADSKTVDLLMKKHIAFLDTVIKECMLTSPVLLKIRAKLFRACQMYGNFLPSQTPSLVQIDPTCVPASQLKYYNRAINKDGQEYTPDELLTYLENSLGQYQASFDRYIRSFVEGINYSGASYSSILLTLSSRLEVCM, from the coding sequence ATGATGGAAGATTTGTTATATGTGCTTATGGGATGTGAAGGTAATTACATACGATTCTCAGAGCTATATGACCCAAGCTCTGAAGTTGACAGACTAAGGGGTCCTGATTTTAGAATTGCCAAATTTTTTGATCCCAGTGTCAAGGATCTAGCCATGTCTATTGCAGAAATTGCTAGCTGGTATATGGCTGTTCGCGCATTTTGCGAGTATCAGAGTGGTGATATATTTGGCCGTGTGAACCAAGCTTTATGTGCAGGGCTTAGAAAAATTACAAAGGGGTATCTGGCTAATCTTGCTGAATTAGAGTATCTAGTGTTGAACTCTCAGCAATTCTCATTGCATCAGATGAGCGTGGAATTGACCCACACGGGATCGCTGTTGAAGCATGCGTATAGTGTATGTCAAGCGATATTAGAAGATAATGTCAGAAAATCTGAAGCGACCAGTAGGGGTGGCAATGATATCGAAGAtatcattgaaaagatccGTGGAACAGCAACTTCTGAACATGTAGATTATGGAAATATTCCCCTACGTGAAGAGGGACGAGGAGATACAGTCTGTAAAGGGGGTTCGGTACTGAAGCTATTAGCTAAGCGCTTAGAAATTTGGTCGGGAGACCCATTAGCTAGTGGTGTGGTACGAATGTTACTCCAAGAGGCATCTAGGCCATATTTAGATATGTTCCATCGGTGGATTCACCATGGTATTATTGACGATCCCTATCAAGAGTTTATGATTCGTGAAGCACACAATTCATTCACTGCCGACCAGCTACATCAAGATTATGCTGATAAATATTGGGAACGACGATATATTATCCGAACAGAAGACCTTCCGCTACAATTATCGAACCCAGAGGTATACGAAAAAGTGCTTCTAGCAGGAAAGTACTTGAATGTCATCCGAGAATGTGGAGGTAATGACGCATTGAATTATGGTGGAAATGAGACTGAAATTGCTGACAAGAATAGAAGCAGCGAAGCAAATCAAGGAGAGAACAATTACACATCTATAGAGGACACAAAGATCATCATTGACTTGAATGCTGCTTATCAAAATGCAAACCAAGCACTACTGACCCTTTTAATTCAGACGCAGGGTCTGCAAAATCGACTTCGCTCGTTGAAGCACtacttttttcttgatagagcagatttttttatcaatttTATGGATATTGCACATAGTGAGCTTTCCAAGTCGTCGCGAGAGGCATCTATCACGAAATTACAATATCTCCTCGATATGGCTCTGCGGCAACCAGGTAGTATATCATCAGAAGATCCATTCAAAGATGAAGTTATTGTAACAATGAGTCACAAGAGTTTGACAGAATACCTATTACAGATTACCAACATCATCGGAATCGATGCTGAGCAGATCCGAAACAATTCTGCCAACAGTTCTGAATATGTGCGAAATATGGTGCTGGCCGCCAAGCATACTAGCGGTGTTACATCTGCGGACTCTGAAAAGCGAAGCAAGTCATTCACGGCCATAATGGGTCTGCAGCTTGACTTTAAGATGCCTTTTCCTCTATCTTTAGCATTGTCTCGTAACTCGATAATGCGCTACCAATTTTTATTTCGCCATCTTGTTGAGCTGAAAAATATCGAGCGGTCACTTAATTTGTCATGGGTTGAACAGATGAAACTACCACCGTGGCGCAATTCTCCATCCCAGGATACACCAGCTCGTTTGACAGAATGGAAACGTGCAGCTATAAAACTACGATCAAGAATgcttatatttattcaacaGCTGTTATACTTTTGCACGGTGGATGTCATCGAACCTAACTGGTCCAAACTAGAACGGGAACTGGCTGACTCGAAAACTGTTGACCTGTTAATGAAAAAACACATTGCATTTCTCGACACAGTAATCAAGGAGTGTATGCTAACATCTCCTGTTTTGCTTAAAATTCGTGCTAAACTGTTCCGTGCCTGTCAAATGTATGGCAACTTTCTCCCCAGCCAAACACCGTCACTTGTTCAGATAGACCCAACATGCGTACCGGCGTCCCAGCTCAAGTACTATAATAGAGCCATCAACAAAGATGGTCAAGAGTATACCCCAGACGAGCTTTTAACATATCTAGAAAACTCGCTGGGCCAATACCAGGCCAGTTTTGACAGGTATATCCGGTCCTTTGTGGAAGGGATTAATTATTCTGGTGCGTCATACTCTTCCATTCTCCTCACCTTGAGTTCCCGTCTCGAGGTATGTATGTAA